In Macadamia integrifolia cultivar HAES 741 chromosome 5, SCU_Mint_v3, whole genome shotgun sequence, a single window of DNA contains:
- the LOC122079380 gene encoding ankyrin repeat-containing protein At5g02620-like, translating to METPRRKKMTKQLTGKREDTPLHSAARAGNLPVVMEILTQATEEELKELLLKQNQSGETAFYVAAEYGYVDVVEDMVKYYDIVSASIKAKNGYDAFHIAAKQGDLEVVKVLLEALPELSMTVDLSNTTALHSAAAQGHIEVVNILLERGSNLATIAKSNGKTALHSAARNGHLEVVKALLSKEPGIAGRNDKKGQTALHMAVKGQKIELVEELIELDPSLINMVDTKGNTALHIACRKARSQIVRKLLSFSVTNKTAVNRSGETALDTAEKMGVSELMLILQANGVQSARAIKPSQTSTARELKQTVSDIKHEVHYQLEQARNTRKHVQGIAHRITEMNTEGLNNAINSTTIVAVLIATVAFAAIFTVPGQYVDDPEDIPPGSSLGEANISHRTPFIIFFVFDSIALFISLAVVVVQTSVIVIESQAKKQMMAIMNKLMWLACVLVSVAFLAMAFIVVGDHERWLAIAVTIIGTTIMATTLGTLCYWVVMHRIRASNLRCIRRSSLGSRSRSFSMSVLSDKELLSNKTMYAI from the exons GAACCAGTCAGGAGAAACAGCCTTTTATGTGGCTGCTGAATACGGTTATGTTGATGTTGTAGAAGATATGGTCAAGTACTATGATATTGTATCTGCAAGCATCAAAGCCAAGAATGGCTATGATGCCTTTCACATTGCAGCGAAGCAAGGGGACCTGG AGGTGGTGAAAGTGTTGCTGGAGGCCCTACCAGAGCTATCTATGACAGTTGATCTCTCAAATACCACAGCTTTGCATTCGGCTGCAGCGCAAGGCCACATTGAGGTGGTTAATATCCTCTTGGAGCGAGGTAGCAACTTGGCCACCATAGCCAAAAGCAATGGGAAAACGGCCCTGCATTCAGCGGCAAGGAATGGCCATTTGGAGGTTGTTAAGGCCCTTCTAAGCAAAGAACCTGGGATAGCTGGGAGGAATGACAAGAAGGGCCAGACGGCTCTCCACATGGCTGTGAAAGGACAGAAAATTGAGCTGGTGGAGGAGCTTATCGAGTTAGACCCTTCTTTGATCAACATGGTTGATACCAAGGGCAACACAGCACTACATATAGCATGCAGGAAGGCTCGGTCTCAG ATTGTAAGGAAGCTATTAAGCTTCAGCGTTACCAATAAAACGGCTGTCAATAGGTCAGGGGAAACAGCTCTTGACACTGCTGAGAAAATGGGAGTCTCAGAACTGATGCTGATCCTACAGGCGAATGGTGTCCAGAGTGCCAGGGCCATCAAGCCATCACAGACAAGCACAGCCCGAGAACTGAAACAGACTGTGAGTGACATAAAACATGAGGTTCACTACCAGCTAGAGCAAGCCCgcaacacaagaaaacatgtgCAGGGGATAGCCCACAGGATCACTGAAATGAACACAGAGGGCCTCAACAATGCAATCAACTCCACAACGATTGTTGCTGTCCTTATTGCCACCGTGGCTTTTGCTGCCATCTTCACCGTCCCTGGCCAGTATGTCGATGACCCTGAAGATATACCTCCTGGGTCCTCCCTTGGGGAAGCAAACATTTCTCATAGAACGCCTTTTATAATCTTCTTCGTCTTTGATTCCATTGCCCTCTTCATATCCCTGGCTGTTGTGGTAGTACAGACTTCAGTTATAGTAATAGAAAGCCAAGCCAAGAAACAGATGATGGCAATTATGAACAAGCTGATGTGGTTGGCTTGTGTTCTTGTGTCTGTAGCATTCTTGGCAATGGCATTTATTGTGGTTGGTGATCATGAGAGGTGGTTGGCAATTGCTGTGACAATCATAGGGACAACAATCATGGCAACGACACTGGGCACCTTGTGTTATTGGGTAGTTATGCACCGGATTCGTGCCTCAAATTTGAGGTGCATTCGGAGGTCATCGTTGGGGAGCAGGTCACGGTCGTTCTCCATGTCTGTGTTATCAGATAAAGAACTTCTGAGCAATAAGACCATGTATGCAATTTGA